The segment TTGTACTCTAAAAAAGCCATATTATAGCTTTAAATCAATTTTTAAAAAGTAAAACACTATAGGATAATTCGTTTTTCTAAAAACCTTCCTAAAAGGAATCATGTTTCGTAAGAAATGTTAAAAAATCCTATTCCCTAACCTTTATTCACGTACCCCGCACCTTAAAAAAACATATGGAGAATCAGTAATCTATATGAAGTTTAAAAGCCTATGGTGGGCGTGACAGGGATTGAACCTGTGACCCCTACGATGTCAACGTAGTGCTCTCCCGCTGAGCTACACGCCCATTCAATGATGTTGCATACACCACATAGAAATACAAACGTCAATGCCTAATTTAATTTCTGATTGAATTAAGCATAAAAATAATTTAGAAAAATGCTTTTTTAAGCTGCTATAAGTATTTTTTCAACCTCATTTACAAGCTCACGTAAATGAAACGGTTTAGAAAGTACCTTTGCATCAGGAGGGGCATCACTATTTGAATTGAGTGCAACGGCAGCAAAACCTGTAATAAACATCACTCGTAAATCAGGATCAATTTCAGTAGCGCGTCGTGCCAGTTCAATTCCATCCATTTCTGGCATTACAATATCAGTAAGGAGAAGAGAAAATGGCTCTTCTTGTAAACGTTCATATGCGCTAGCACCATTATCAAAATCGGCAACTTCATAGCCTGCACGTTCTAGGGCCTTTGCCAGAAAGCGACGCATATCATTATCATCTTCTGCAAGCAGGATTCTTTTCATGAGTATGTTCCAATGGCTCCATTCGTCATAGTTTTTTGCCACATCAATTATACAATAACGAGTATTTATAAAAAAGATGATAAAATGCTTATAATTGGAATGAATGGCAAAATGGTTAATTCTTACATTCTTATCCAAAATACAGCATATTAGTTGTTAGTTGGTTAAATTCGAAATGTAGGTGACTTTGAAAAAGAAAAGAAGTATTGAGATATTTCAAATGTGATTCATTTCAGCTTCTTATGTTTGTTTGTTTTTTTATTCTAGCTCGAGCTCCTTTATAAGAATCATGAAATATGCACTTTAAAAAATATCTCTATTGGAAAATCAGAGTGATATCATATTAACTACTACTTTTGAGAAGATTATAGGATAAGGTAGAGCTTTTTATTGCTGTTTGTATTTTGTATACTTCCGGATATGCGTTACAGATGCACAGAGTGTATTTATAAAACACCCATCCTAAATAGACCAAAAACCATTTTTATTTAAAATAATATTAATCCTCTATAATAGGTAACTTATGTTGCCAGTAACTATTTTGTTTTTCGTATTAAAATCTCCTTTTTTACAATGAGAATAAAGGACTATGAAAAGGCTTTTCATATAAAAAAGATCTCTTATAATTATATATTTCTTTCTGTAAAATTGAATTATGATTTTATTAAGAAATATTATTTTACTCATCTTTCATTGAGAATAAATGCATCAAATGCAGCCCAAAATTGTTTTTTGTGACTTTCTTCATGCATGATTGTATCGAGATCAGCACCTGTGATGGTTATGCTCTCTGTCAAGCGTGTATGTTGGCATAACCGTCGTGTTTCAATGTTATTGGCAATATTATTTTGATTCGCAAGAATAAACAGTGTGGGAATTTGTAAATGCCCATGAAGTATATTTTTTTTTATAGAATCAATTGCATTAAGGA is part of the Bartonella machadoae genome and harbors:
- the cpdR gene encoding cell cycle two-component system response regulator CpdR, producing the protein MKRILLAEDDNDMRRFLAKALERAGYEVADFDNGASAYERLQEEPFSLLLTDIVMPEMDGIELARRATEIDPDLRVMFITGFAAVALNSNSDAPPDAKVLSKPFHLRELVNEVEKILIAA